The Amblyomma americanum isolate KBUSLIRL-KWMA chromosome 2, ASM5285725v1, whole genome shotgun sequence genome contains the following window.
TTGAAAAGGCATGCAAAATAATTTGTCCCGTGCCAGGAGCGAGTCATCTATCAAATCTACTCTTTGCCGCTATCATGTAGGAAGCAATACATTGGGCAAACTGGCTGGTGTGTCAACGAAAGATTAAAAGAGCGTGGTTAGGATGTCACACAAGCCTCCATAATAGGCCACGTAGCGAAACATTGCTGAAACTGCAAAAGtgaagatgatgaagatgacATCGATGCCTGCGAGCCATTGCACAACGAGTGCGTTGTGATAGGTAGGAACCGCGACTCGCTGCCAAGGGAAATCATAGAAGCATACATGATAGCAAGGCTCCCCGAAGAATGTATTAGCGCGCCCTCCACATCGCTGTCGGAAAAAGAAGTGTTATCTCGACTTTGTATTTTGACACGTGGGAGCTTTATTTTGAGAGTTTTTTTATACTTTTTGTTCCCGCTGCATGACTTGAGTGCATTAATTTCCATTTCTGGCCGCCAGTTGGGTACGTATTCCGGCTCGCAAGCTAATAAAGATTTCAGTTGTGAGTAAGCGCTGTGCTGTGTCCTTGCGCTTGTCCCTCTTCTATGTCCCGTTGGCCGcactgtagtcatggaatatcgtaaccaactcgcccaaccaCTTACCTTGTCGATTAACTTTCAAATAGAGATTGGCCCCTGGTTACAATCTATGGATTTGTAGCTACCTATCTTTaccagccatatcagtttttagaatctcgAAAAAGCGATTTTCCTCGACGCTACGGACCAATAAACTTTTGCATTTCACCTACAGTCCACAAATCACCTACAGGTGAGCGCGCAACCCTACACCTACGCAGCACGCAGCGATGAGAACTGCAGTGGAAGCGTCACAAAAAGGGCGCTTGCACCATACAGTGAAGGCACTTGCGCACGTCGCGTTGCCGCAGCGCGGGCGAGCGATTTTTTAATCGCGCATGAAACTGCCAATATTTTTCCAGCCGCTGCACCATCGACTGCAATCATTTTTTGTTTAGTTCGGAAGCACTTGCAAGCTTACCAACCCTGGCCATGAATCTTGTCAATCGGTCTTACGGCCTTGAGTTGCTGCCTAGAAACAGCCACGCCACTTTAAGTTACTTGTGTGTgagataaataaatgaataataaataaattatctATTGGCGCGACTGGAATAtcaacccgcggcggcgctaacTGGTAAGCTCCGTTGGgcagtgcacgagagcactatgctatcgccgcagtttttttttctttattgcatggaaatcaaATCCGCTGAACTACCATATGCtttacgtacacacacacactattcCGCGATGCAGACACATATTCTCATGTCTGTGTACATTGCATTCCAGCAGCACATGAAAATTCCGGGAGGCATAAGCATGCGTCAAGAATTGGCAACCATACAGGCTGCCGGTACTGCGCAGCATAAGCCCCCCACACAGGGGTGCACTGTTCACTAAGCACAGACTTAGATGAACGAGGTGGTTCTGCGTGTCGATTCATTATGCGGGTCTTCTACAGGCTAAAAGCCCAATCAGCATTAGCACATTGCACGGAATCCTGGCGTCTTTCAACACAGGCAAGAACCTTATACTTCAAAGCGAGatctcaatgtcctttttgaTTGTCGGCTGTAGTATGCCCCCGAAAAACATTGGATCATGGCACCACAGAACGCAATAATCAATCATCTCTCGTTGCCCGCACCGGCGATATTTCACCGACCATGGAACAAAAGACCCTTTGCCGCGAAGCCAGGCATGGACGGGTGGAGTCGAAGTGCGGAGTTTAAAAAAGGATTTTGCACCAGGTTGAACATACATCCCCGCACTCGCTTCATCTggtcacacctcgtgttaaattgcagcactctttcgcgctgtgcattgcacatcgtcgtcttcatcaacttccatccgaggagcgaacagatcagctcaaCCTAGATCAGAACTTAACCTTAGTgaaatatcgtcgccagacgtgccgacgaaccggcaaagcaaaatcatgagccaatcaggctaaacacattctTTCGCACGTCTACGTGGTTTAACTACGCTACAACTCTATCATtttttgaaattataaaaactgattttCCTGCTGGTAGCTGCCAACTACACATCTCAAGTTGCAGTGGGGATCTAtctgtagtagttaaaaagttgcAATAAATTGAGTTTAACGGCTTACGGATTAACCTGATTTATGTTTTTTTCTGACGTGTGCCTCATTGGCAATAACTTGTGCCGCTAAAGCTATTTGTTAACGTCAAAagtcctatttttaaaaataattggcTGGAGTTACTGAAGCACTGCATATAAAAACACTTTCacttaattttttgttcagaCCAATCTGTGTGGTTGTCTTCTTCACTTTGCTTAAACGTTGGTTTGAAGTCCTTCTAAACGATTGTTAAATGGTTATACAAGGCCACCTCCATAATCAAGATGCAACGGGCGTAATTTCTCTTCAGCAAACGTAACATTCCATGAACGATTACGGGTTTTCAAGGGAGCGCTATTAACACCACTTCgttgcacttaaaaaaaaaagcggcagtgTCTCGTCACTGtgttcctgaaggaaagaaaagcTTAATCACCTGCAGCGGCAGAAACAAAAAGATATGTTAAATTTTAAGGTAATACTGGGCGCCAGTAATATGAAAAAAACTGCTAGTGTTTGAGTTCAACTGGAGACGAGGAGAAAAAGACTCTGGGACCACAATCTGAAATTTGGGATTCATGGTGCGGCTGCTGTGTGCTATTGTCTATAAGCGGCATTCCACACTGAGAATTTTCCGCAAACAGGTGAATTAGAAGAATAAATGCACGTAAAGCATACATTTCATCGTACTTGCCTCACAGGTTGGAGGCTGATAAAAATCCCGTTAAATCCCGTTCAAGTTTCACTGCGGTACGCAATCTAACACTCGGCGTTTCAAATCCCGAAAAAACCCGTAAGTTGTTCTCCTCTCAGGTCACCAAAATATATGAAGTTGAAAGCCACATTCGAAACTGTCATTCTATACGGCAATTACCGCCCCGCAAACGAACGCTTCAACGAATACGAAATGACCTTGTGCTTCCCAAGTTCAAAACATCAGGGGGATCCAAAGCTGCGCGCGACCAGCTGTTCCGCACGCGAGACATGACTGGAATAAATATATTTCAACCGCGAAGACTGGCACATGCATATCCGTACGCGACGAGCAAATCTTAACACCTCATTAATGCAATAAGGCGAGGAGAAATATGCCTAGGCGTAATTCGTGACTTCCATAAACAGTTCCAAAGATCTCAGTATCAAGGCCACTTTCGACTTACAGTGATACTAAAAGCTACTTGACGGCGCATTCATAGCAAGTAACAAACACGTTCATATTTCGCAATGCAAATCAGCTTTTTCGCCCTACCTTGAGCTCGCTATAAAAGAGCCCCTAATTCAGAGAGAAACACACCAGCTGCTTCTACAACAGCCTCACATTCGTACAGCCATGGTGAGTTCACGAAACAACTTGCGCCGACGATAGTGTGCTTGTTCATCTTAAGTTCGGCAGCATACGTGCCAATTTGAATATTGtgcacttcaaatcaataatttctaCCAGTCATTTGGAAATACTTGAAATTGCCTGGAAGGTGTACTGGTATTCTTGTTGTAATTTAGCCTTGTCATAACGCATTTAATGTATTCTTTTGCAGGGTTTCTTCAGCGCTCTGAATTCCCCTTTTCTACGGTCAGGAATTAAAGAAAGAAAGCGCATAAAACGACAAAGTTCACATTTGTAAAAGCTAATCACAAATTTATTTATCGAATTCGAGAAGTAAAACCTTTCATTACCGTGCATAGCAGGTTCCTCGTTCGCTTCTCGAACTGTCAACTATGTGAAAATCACTTTTCAATCTTCAGATCCGTGCCTGCGTTATCCTCGCCCTGGCCTCCTGCGCCTTCGCTGGCTACGCGGGTTACCCCTACGGCTACTCCCTCGCAGCTCCAGCCTATGCCGCCTACCACGCTCCCCTTGCCTCCTTGTCTACTGTGCACCATGCGCCAGCTTACGGCTTTGGACACGGCTACGGTCTTCCCCACTACGGCTTCGGCTTAGGCAGCTACGGGCTCAGCTACGGATACGGACTTGGTGGCCTCGGTTACTCCACTTTCCTCCGCAAGAAATGTATGCATCTCCCCCCTCTTTATTTTGCTTATAGTTGGTGAAATATGCCACTGAAAGCCTGATTCGCTGCTGCCCAAATTGAAGCGTGTTTTCATAACCGAGTAATAATTAAGCGTTGAGATAAAATGCAGGTAAGCGTAAAAAGAAAGCTTTCATAAACACTTTATTTTGCATTTTACGACGCATTTTATATACATAGGCGGAAAAGAGGTTAAACGACTagacgaaaaataaaagaaaaggttcCAAAACAAGGAATTAGATGCAAACACCTAGCCCGGTTCACTGCAAGGAAATTTCACACATTTCATGGTACGATTAGCTTTCGTGTTGGCTAACTTTTGTCCCAATGCTGTATTTCAGGCGGATAGGTTATGAAGAAGTTTTATCAAACAGGATGCGACGTGGAGCCAAATAATCAGGCTAATCACGGTTTATAGGTGGTGTGGTTAAAACTGATACGGCGTTGTGTTCGGAAGCATGACACAATCCGTTGGTGCTTCGGCGTTTGTTTACACTTACCTTGTTGACTTGGTGCCTTATACCCGatactgctctttttttttcaggaactgaAAACACTGGGAGCTTCCGAGAGCGAGGACTATTGACCAACCTCCAATAAAGCGCCTGATATTCAATCCCGAAAACAACGGCTTTTCTTTGTCATCATAGATCCGTCTGTGCataattatttctttattttttgggcTGCCCAAAACAAATCTCTCTCATCATGTCCTTCTGAGcatggcaatgtttttttttttttcatttatgccCACTCTGATTCACGAAAACATGTCCTCGTAGATGAACGCAACAAGTGTTGTTACAGAAAATGATACATGAACCACGAGCTGATGGCTCATATGAAGATTGTTTATTTTGAGGCGACAGGATCTTGTGACGAAGTACGACATCATGTAGGAGTTTTTTACTGTGTGGCGTCTATTTCGTGACTATATTTCTCTTGATTTTCGAGGATAACATGCATGAGAAAAAAATAACTAGGAACCTCCGCCAAACGGCGCGTTGATTACTGCTGGATATTGTCGCGTGCTTTGGAGGAGGTCCAAATAATGGCGAGATTTTTCTTTTCTATACTAACTGGCTCGCTGAAAATAAAGGTTTGGTTAAATAGAGTATTAcgctccaaagcgactcaggctccgatgggcgccgtagtgaagggctctggaaatttcgaccacctggtgttctttaacgggcactaacatcgcacattaattacacgggcctctagtattttacgtccatcgaaatgctgccgccacggacgggatcgaaccaCCGTCTGTCGGGTCAGTAGCCGGGCGCCATAACAACTAAGCCACCATGGCAGCTCGCAGAAAAATAATGTATTGTTTACACCATACACGCAGTTTCTTGTGGCTGCTAGTCGTACAATGTATGATAATTTTTAACTATTCCGTTCATCGAGTTCAGCACTTTGCCGGGACATCACATGCTGCCTGCATCTTTGAAGCGTGCATGTTGTGAGCGGTTACCTTGAGCGCCGGTTGCTGTGGTGCTTGTTTTGAAGGGACCCATTTTCAGAGAATTCGCACTTAAAAGGAAGTGTTTGGTTGTCTTATTTTGCCAAAATGCTACCACTGAGTTTGTTAGGCACAAAGCATTCTTAAAAATACTGCAGAGCACCTTCGTTTTCAATGGCGCTGACCGGCAGGACCGTAAACAATTTCCTGTGTCCAGTTCTCATCAATGGGGATCAATACAGGGTCGATATCGTATGTGCCCCTGATTGCCAAAATGTCTTGCTGGTATATGAGCGCGACAGGAGTAGCTCACAAATAGAACGGAGTAGCGGAGCACAAGGATTGAAGAGCTAATGAAAATAATATTTCGTTTTCTTTAATGCTGCAGTTTAAACACCGTGGAATACACCTTTTTTTTGGTTGCTCATTCTGCAGATCGAAGGCTAATGCTAAATGATGAACATAGCAGCAgttatttattttgattttgaataTGTTTAAAATAGTCTATATGCAtgtttcattttcagttttaCATTACTAAAAATTGTATACACGTTCTACTTGTAGCACATTTTACACGTCTATCTGTGCTGTGTTTAAGCATTTATATTTTTATGTTCCTTTATGTCTTCTGATTTCAATATTTGTATGACTTGCCTTGCCTAGTAATACGCCGGGCCCTGGGCCTCGTCAATCTGACAAAAGCAGCTTTTATCTAAGGTGTCCCACCAGAATTTTTCTTTCTGGAAATAAATGAATTAAATTGATATTTATTGTATGTTCAAACGTTTTTCCCAGAATTTTCATTGTTAGCGTGTAGTCTTTAACGACTTAGGAACTGCATCattatagtttatggtttatgggggtttaacatcctaaagcgactcaggctatgagggacgccgtagtgaaggcctccggaaatttcgaccacctggggttctttaacgtccaatgacatcgcacagtacatgggcctctataatttcacctccatcgaaattcgaccgccgcggccgggatcgagcccgcgtctttcgggccagcagccgaacaccgtaacccctcagccaccgcggcggctcactgcATCATTAATTACAATGGAGTAGAGGTGTGTTTTCTGTAGGAAAGACGAATGCTTTATACACAATTTTCAAATTGAATTCAGTGCCTTTCGAAGGTGATGATCAGTAAACATGCCTTGAAACGTTACTTGTCACCTGTTGTGAATGTTCCTTTCATTTTAAATCTCTCATTCATGTGAATGCTGACGCGAGAAAACGCAACTCTAAAATCGTAGTTTCACGCAAAAACGAAAATCTTACACGAACACTTCGCTTCATTCTACTTCCTAAAATTGAAGTCAGACGTTTGTGACAGCTCTCTGCTTACATCGACTCTAAGCCTGAGACCGaccgtttttattttatttcgcacACTTGCCAATAAATCATAGTTTGGGTTTACTGCATAGTAATCTAAACATACGTCTGCGGGGTACCATGGTATAAGAAATGGAAGAGGCTACTTGATCGTGAAACCAACGGAGGGGAGCTTGTCGACAGGTAAGAGAATTACGAGGACGCCAGAAGGGGGCGTTTTTGTGAACCTTGCTGTACCAGTTAACGTTACCTTCCTTGTAGTAAGTGACAGATCTGTTCAGAGAGCGCCTCCAGAAAATATTTACGTTGCGCGGTAAATTATGGTTCGCTGACAGCAAAAATTCTAGCAAGTTCTTTCGGCACTAATAGTTTTTCTCTGCTTATTAGCCGATTGGTTTTTCTTCTCAGCAGCTCATCCTCCCAAAGAAAATTGCGAGCAAACTACCTTCACTGAAGAAATTGCCCATATCTTCTTTAGGCTTTAATGTGCCAGCAACCTTCAGATATCATGGTCTCGCTGCGCTTCTATAAGAAGAACCTTCGATTTCCATTGCTTGAAGTAGTGCACGAGGGGCACCGATCTTGCCAGCGTTTTCGAGCCGGTAAAAGTTTGTATGCGGGTTTGCATTAAACGGCTGCATTCTCATCACTCTTTGACCGCACCTTTGTTTCCACCCGTCTGTCCGTCCACTTCCGCGAAAGGTAACGAAAATAAAATACACCGGCGAAAAGTGCAGGTTTAAGCGGGCATAAATCAGACACCTCTTGGATAATGCGCTGACGCCTCCAACCACCGGTTATCTCTGCATGGTTACTGGTATTATTTCTAGCTATTATGTTCTAAACCAATGGTAACTGCGCGGACGTTTTACATACCACCACCTGTCATAATTCCTAGCAAAAGAAAAGTCGACGCAGAACAGgggacaaagagaaaaaaaattaaggtagAACGTGACATCTTCTGTGAATCCCACGAGAActagccatcactcggaagtggcctcagcaccgagaattgtttcctcggccagggtgtccggtatgtaaacacgacgacattgaggccgacattcatcacttactgtgggactgcccagctctcaagcctacaaggatccggcacctgatggtagcaggtctttcaccaagcaaccctgcttcatacattgcctggacgcagggaccgcaccatcgttctctactggactgcatcaaatcagctaaccttttttcattcatttatacTCTTCTACAATGcctcattcatcacaccttcacccatcattgatgccctggagCAATACCTAAATTTCTCTTTAAAAAAATACCATGAGAAAAAAGGGAGGAACACAAAGCAGTGGTCTTAGAAGCTCGCGCCCTGACATGACGGAGGACGGGAGAGTCAGAACTGTACCACGACTGCGATGCTCATGCCGGTTTTGTGGACGGTGTTTTTACCTGAAACTGGGACTTTTGCTTACTCGTCCTGCGACCGTCTTTCGCCGACATCTTTGACGCCAGTGACTTCTAGCCCTCTGACGCACCTGAACATTTAGTTAAAACACGTAAGACAGCTGGCCAGGCCGACCAGGCACTGGGAGCACATGGACGTTCGAATTCATTTCGACTGCACTTACTTCGTGCTCGGCTACCAAGGATTTACTATTGTACACTGAAACGGAAAGAATAATTGGCTTTTTGTCCTTCGGAAATGtgcattgtttttctttgttaGACATTTTCTATAGCGTTCGATTACGCGATTGTGCCCTGCCTCACGTGGGCTCTTCTCCGCGCTCGcacttgttcttcttcttcttcttcaccttagtaatcatggcacatacccacgcagggggattgccCAAGGTAAAGTAGGGAATGCCAAAGTGGAATTTGCGCGGGGAAAACTTCAGAAGACTGAATCCAGATAACAATTGGAAaattcaaatgaattaaagaaatatgaattaccaggaatagaatcgagcacttttggacatgcgacaaaaatTTGTGTTTGCACTGTCAACTTCGTCCTCTTCGTGTGCGATATTCTTTTGTATCTTTGGTTtctcatgtccagctttctcgagcaaaaatttgaaaattggaaaattgtttgacactgttatggaaatattgaaggtaatggttcgttattctgatatgcagtaaactgtttctttcagagcGTTTCTTTCAGATTCTatagactgccatagaaaaccaatggggaacgcttttgacgatagcaaaaacgcgaATAGAAACaaatacaggactgccgtcgGGAAATCCGCGGATATGCTAAATGTTATGTGAAATCTTACATTGCAtgaaaaatttgcgttcataaacgatttctgtttcaaaaaaaaaagctgccactgtctggaagacgttgaattaacgagcgttagctgtttggtttactagacgaagaaagcgaagaagaacgtgcccgttgtccagttacaccccctcaagacaCGTCCCAAACAgaacttgcttcgtttggggggtcaaggtgtgCCTAGAATTCGACTTCCGGCGCGATATTGTAGCGCTTCAATTAGAAAATGCGTGTATACAAAGCTTACCTAtttttaattgtggttttatttcgaTACCACAACTTTTAGGATTTATTTGTCTAaaaaattcggtacacaactgtttCCGGATGGCTACCCCTTGTTGTtcgagtatatatagcggaacgaaagtAAACACTTATACAAGtaccgtaacgggacagttttcctcccGTTGTAGGAAattttgggggggaggggagagagggatcggagggcacaaccaattttaatgaccgCCATCTTAGATTCGAGGAACCGAAACTACGCCGCCgttttgtcccctgacgtcattctcacatagttccacccctaTCCCCCATACTGCACCGAGACATCGTCATCGGCACACGGCAGAtgattgtttctacaatgcttttGTAGACTGCGCTACAAGTCCCCATGCGAGATAtactgttttctagttgctgccacagatggcgctgtgatctcagggtggtagcagaccccacgaaatctcgtaacgtgatgagtaagagctgacgctcttaaaattgTTTTGTCCAGAACTTCTGGGTATGTGTGGCGTGCTCGGTGTGCATGTGTTCATGTTTGCGTGCATGCGTAAAAACATATAAGGAACAGAATAAAAAGAGCTTAGTTTTGTGGGCTCCTATTCAAGGAGCCCATGGGCTTTTGCCGCCTCTCTAGCCCGGTTCATCAGCCAAAGGTGGTCTTGCGGGTGTGAGCTGGACAGCACCTCATCCCAGTCGTCAGTTGTTGGGTGATTGATATTCGTAAGATTTGTATTTCACTCATGTCATATAATATCATATCACATCATATCATATCATAGCTGAGCTTTGCCGCTTTAGCGTATAGCTGAGCTTTTCCAGGTTGATATAAGCATTTGATCGCACTTTTTTTTTAGGATGAACCCCTGCTGGCTGTTTACATTTTTCTCCGGTTCGGCGTAAACTTCCTTGTTAATCTGAAAGTTAACAGTAATTCTCTATAGATTAATAACGGCGCACAATAATTATGTTCTCCCAAATGTTGGGGGACCTGGGGTAATAGCACGGCCTCTGGCATGAAGGCCTTCGTTTCCAACAGCCGCAGAGTTTCCTGGAGTTCACATCGGTATGGACCCAAAGTATTTTTGTTCTGTGACCATCTGACCGACCTCGCCATTAACGTGTTGCACCGCCGCggagaataaaacaaaacaaaaacaaatgctcGCACCAGGACTCCAAGAACAGGAGAGAACTCTAACCTTTCATGACGTACAGGTTTCGCCACCGATGTTGCGACGTTAGTGCTTTCCAATGATCGAACTAAAAGAGGGCATAAAGGCTCATTTACTGAGAAAGGGCGGTGGTTACTCGTACGCTTGGCCACAAAACACGCCACAACGCGTAAGCATTCAAACCACAATAATATAAAACAGGCCGCTACTGATGCACTTGCAGTTTCGCAGTGCTTTAGAATGTCTCGCGACCAAGCACAGGACAGAAAATACCTGGCATTTGGTTGGGGCGCTCGATGATTgctctcatcgctgtccatataaACGCGACAGAAATAGATGTATCCCAGTAGACTGCATGCATTTTCAGCCTGCACATTGTCCAGACATCTAGTTCCCATGTTAACGAGGAGTAAAGATACTAAAAATGTTCGCTGCCCAGAAAAATTCCTCAAAACTTGCGTCAACCATTATAACTCGAGTCATAGTACCGAGGCACGGCTGCAGTTGTGACACGTGCAAACCGAAccatgcagtaaaaaaaaaagccaaggtTTCAGTTTTAGGGAGCATGAGACATAACGTTTCTCCACATGGCAACTGAAGCACGCTGTTGAAAACGTTCTACTTTTATGAAGTGCATGTGTTCCTGTATTTCAGAAAAAGTTTATCTATAGCTTTTCTCATCTCTGAACACACATGACGAAgccaacactcaccgaaaccaaggagcataggggatgtcgtttttttgtggtttttctttATTGGGAAATTAATAAATGCAGGAGAAAAACAAGCACATGCCGCTAGTGGGATCCGTAACCACAACTTCCGAATTTCCCGTCCGATGCTCTGCCAACTCGTTGGGGCTCTCGAGGTTTGTCCTCCTGGCTGTCCATATAAACGCgactgggttcggatcccacctacAGCGCGTGGTTTCTCCttctgtttttttaaattttccaCTTAGAAAAAGCAAGTAAAAAACGACATCCCATATGCTTCTTGGTTTGGGTaattgttggcttccgtcatgtttGCCATAGCAAGCACCTCTTGCGATTCCCTTTTCTACTGATTATCACTGAACAACGAGAAAAGAGCCCCAACCGTATTTCGATGGAAGCTAACTACAAAAACATTCTTGTACTGGCATGTCAGTGCACgagaaagaaccccaggtgctctatCAGGAAccttccggagccttccactaatGCGTCGCTCACATCCCATGGGTCGCTTCGGAATATTAAACCTCATAACTGCTAATTCTGCATTTATTCAAAGAGTTGCTGCCCATTTTTCGACTGAGCTATTATGCATTCTCGCAGAGTTGGTCTCAGTTGTTGGTTTGTATCAACTATGTCAAatttttgctgctttcttcaaaaTCTTATGCACTTCAAATCAAAGCTTGGTCGCAATCGCAATAATTTTCTATCATTTCTGGTTTcatttggttcatgggggttcaacgttccaaagcgactcaggctattaaaGACGCCGcacgtagtgaagggttccggaaatttcgaccacctggtgttctttaacgtgcactga
Protein-coding sequences here:
- the LOC144121408 gene encoding uncharacterized protein LOC144121408, which gives rise to MIRACVILALASCAFAGYAGYPYGYSLAAPAYAAYHAPLASLSTVHHAPAYGFGHGYGLPHYGFGLGSYGLSYGYGLGGLGYSTFLRKK